TAAATGAAGCGTTGTATTCATCTGATGCAAGCAATATATGGTTGGTATCTCGTGGCATGGACTGAACATCATCTGATATCAGCAATATATAGTTGATATCTGGTGGGATGGGCTTGGCTGAACGTGGAAATTTTGCTTCTGCCAATTAGGTTCAATTTCGGTTCATAACAGAAGAATATGTTTACACAAGCCGATGAATACAAaatgagatttcaaaccatgaCCCCAACACTAATGATGCAAACATTGGTTGTTCATGAATAGTTCATAAGGGTCTTGTGGTGAGACTAATGGCCTACATGTGGCAAATACAGTGCCTAGTTTGGACATTGTTCTTTTGGTCATTATGCTTCTTTCCTTGAGTAGTTATGGCAATATGTGCATTAAGTTTTTTTTGTcattgtttcttttctttatttagtttCTACACAAATGCCTTTGATGTGAAATACATTCTAATTTCCTTCAAGTCATGCTTGTTATTTTACAAATGATTTAGAGAGAATTGTCCAACCTTGTTGCTCACCTTTCATTTCAGGTAGACCTTAATCAGGCAATCTCAATGATCTCATATTATGCCTCTTCCTCTGAACCTGCACAAGTTCGTGGCAAAACTGTTTATATCCAATATTCAAACAGGCAAGAGATTGTGAACAACAAGACTTCTGGAGAGGTTGTTGGAAACGTCTTACTTGTTACAATAGAGGGTGTGGAAGCTGGTGATGTCAGCATAGATGTTATTCATTTGGTGAGTTCTGTGAAAATATCACCTTCTTATATATAATCTTTAGCCTTTGTATATAAAATTTCATAGGTTTTGCCCTTGATTGTTAGTGACAAATATTCAACATGTTAAGTTAGAATACAACTTATTATCAACATCTGCTTTTGGAGATATACCAGGttgcttttgctttcttgtaCTGCTGAATAAATGGGGATCACtatgtttttcttttcctatcATCTTTAAGTTGCGAGTCATTCAATTTTTGTGTGATGTTCTTGTGGACTTTAAATTTCCATGTCTATGATTTTAATTCaacaggattttttttttctatttgttgAGATGCATGGTGCATCATGTTTTGACTGATATGTAAATCTTCTGCAAGTGCTGTAATTTGGTTAATTATTGTTTAAAAAGGTTTGTTGTACATGTGTCCTCATTCTTTACATTGACTTTTCACACTTGATTTTATTGTTGGAAGTAGTTGATAATTGTGGCCTATGCATAATTTTCaacttattaaataaaaaatgtcACTCGAATATTCTGTTACTGGAGTTGTGATGATTACCATTCTCTTCCAGGTGCCCTCCTGCACTTTTGCACTTTCAAATTAGACCAGCTATATCCTTTATCTAAATCTCAttaataattgatattttttttctctcttggtTAGGTATTTTCTGCATTTGGATTTGTTCACAAAATTGCTACTTTTGAAAAGACTGCTGGTTTCCAggtttgtttatttgtatttgtaATCTTCTCAGTTTTAACTTTTGTACTTCTACTCTACTTGGTCTCATGTTCTGAATTTATAGGCGTTGATTCAATACACTGATGTAGCAACTGCTGCAGAAGCTAGAAATGCCTTGGATGGAAGAAGTATCCCAAGGTCCAATAACTATTTCTCTCTTGAACTATGTATTAAGAACCTGTACTCGCTTTGTAGCTAAATAATTGTTTGTGTGTTTTAGGTACTTGCTTCCGGAGCATGTTGAAACATGCCACTTACGAATTACTTTTTCTGCTCACACAGATTTGAATATCAAATTCCAGTCTCATCGTAGCAGGTCTCTAAATCCATGTAACCTTAACAGAAGTCAACATTAATTTCTATGGctatttattttgtattttgtgACAATCATTTCTCCTATCCATTAAACCACTAGCAAATGCTACAGTATGTATAAATTAGTGATAATAAAGTCAGTTTTCTAGATCCTTGACAACCGATATAAAACTGCGGGGATTTTAACCAATGAGTTTCTTTTGTATGCATTGGATGTATTTAAGAACAATAGAGTACCCTTTTGATCTTGTATGCACACTATGATTGATCATGTCAAGATATTCACAAAATAGGATGGTGGCTGTGCATGTCTCTGATTGCTTTTAATGTATTCCTACAGGGTACAGTCATCTGCTCTCTGATGGTTATACCACCTACTAGCATGTCagttttggatttttctttttTACATTGTCTATGTACATATTTTGCTTCTTGATCTTCATCATGAAAACATGTGCTTTACATAGAACGTGATTCTCCAATTCAATTTAGTCTCAATAGATTGCAAGgtttttttcttattctttaaATGGAAGAGAATATTTATTCTATTCATCTAAAGAACCTTAATCTACAAGGTTATTTATATTTAGTAGAACTATCAATGTCAACTGTGAAATGGACTTATTTTTTTTATACGAAATGTTTCTTAGATGTATTCCATAAAAGTAACTAAAGTATATGCCTAATGAGTTTAGAGAGTATATGAACTATGAAGCAACTAAGTCCATGCTTACTGAGATTGGAGCAAGAGTGCCTGacctaaatttatatatattagcAATTAACATATTTGTGATTGTAAGATACTTCTAAAGTTTAAAGAGATGTTTTACAAAAACGACGCTTAGACCTACTGTGctatatgaagttgaatgttggactatgaaTCGAACATGTGGGCAGAGATGAGATTGTTAAGGTTGATGTGTAGACATACAAAGATGAATATGATAAGAAATaagaatattagagagaaagtcgggttGTACCTATTAAGAGAAAACTTCGAGAAACACAAAGATAATATGGACGTGTACTTAGTAGACCAATTAATACCTCAGTTAAACGATGTGAGACCATGATAATTACACACATTAATCGCAGAAGAGGTTGATTAAAGAAGACTTTGGTTaacgataaaataaaataatttttatttaaatatagatgaggatatattaggggataaaatttaatGGTGTAGGAGGATTCAAATAACTGATACACTTAGTGGGATACAAGCTTGATTGTTATAGTTGCTAACAAAATTTTAATGTTTTGGTTATGGTGTGATGTTTAAAGAATGTGGTGAAATCAATCCAAAAACTTTTTATAGGAATGATCTCATACTTGCAGCTTTGCATATATGTTAGTTTCAATGTAGAAGTCCAGATTCTTGTAAAACATTaaagtttgatttaatttttaatttaatttggtgtcTCCTTCTAGTTGTTTATATCATCATTCTTACACCTTTGAAGTATTACTACTGTTTTTAGCTACTATGGTTGACTATGTTTGCTTTTTTATGTTTCTTTGGTAGTGTTATTCAATTAAAGTTTTTTGCCTACTATAAATCACAACATTTGCAATTTTCTTTCTTCTGTATATTTGAGTTTTATACTTTTTCTAGCTATTCCATAATTTTTCTTTAGATTGTTTGTCTTTTGATGATACTTGATCTAATATTGTGGCTTATGGCTGAATAAGATTCTGTACCCTACCTCAAATAGTTGGGAACCTATTTTTTGTAAGTGTGTGTGGGTTTAATCTGTGATCTTACATACATACATCTTAATGACGCCTATCCTGTTATATGGTTGATTTGAATTCTTAGAGACCTTTATAGTTTTAACGTCAGATTTAATGAATTATAAATGTAAAAAATTTGATCTGATGTCAAATAATCTCCTGTAGGGATTACACTAATCCTTACCTTCCTGTAAATCCTTCAGCAATTGAGGGTACCATACAGGTTAGTAGCTATATTGCAGAAGTACTACTTTATGTTCTTGATCATTATAGTGGCTACTGTTTATTTTCTTCAGCCTGTCCTTGGACCTGATGGGAAGGTGAAGGAACCTGAGAGCAATGTGCTTCTTGCGTCCATCGAGAACATGCAATATGCTGTGACTGTTGATGTTCTTCACACAGTGAGATATTTCATCTCCCCCTCTGTCATGTGTATAGCTAGAAGAATTACATCTTTTTTCATCAGGTGTTTGCAGCTTTTGGTACAGTCCAGAAAATTGCAATATTTGAGAAGAACGGAGGAACTCAAGCTTTGATCCAGTATCCAGGTATGACTGTCCAGCTGaattatattatttaatttgaaaGTCATTTTGTCATGTTTGCTTTCAATATTTCAAATCTTTGTGGCATATGCATCAAAATCATCTTTTAAGCTATGAATCTTGCTTGTAGAGCTTTCGACCTCCTCAATGTTGAACCTTGTTCATGGTTGGgtgggaaaaaaaatcaaaattttctttagcTACAGCCAACATAGCCCCATAGCCACACTCCAAGGTGATTCCCTCACAAAGGGAGAATCTCCTTTGGCTGCGTAACtaatttttatctttaaataaaaTATCCTCTAggttttctaaataaaatttggTAAAACCACCCTTCTATTATGTGCAAAACCTAGATACACAATAATACAAGGTTTGAAGTATCAAGCTGTGCCGGTCTGTACATGTGGAATTTATTGTTCCGCCTATTGGTCAGCAAGTGAAACGCTTAGCATTGACATGACACAAAAGTTGAGTTAGAGGAAGAGAAGTAAAGAAAGAACAAGGGAGAGGAGAGGAAGCAATTACTAGACAAGGGACACAATGTGCGATGGATGCTACGTGTGAGATGTGGGTGGGCCTAGCGAGTGCTGCCGCTGTTGCAGGCAGTTGGCAAGACGGCAAACAGTGAGCTGATGCAGGTGGTGGTTGTGCGGGCCGAGGCGACTATGGGTGGGCAAGCAATTGGTCTAAGAACATAGCTAGAAAATAGTGAAATAACGTTTTAATGAAATAACTAAATAATTGCTAATCTTATAAAAATACAATTTACCTCATTGGTTAGAGTTGTATTTCGTCTCATATCTTGTAAGCCTTCCACTTTATTAGATTCAACCATTCTAATTATAAAAATCCATTGATCATTGATAATGAGGGGGGCTCACCCCGCGGCCATGGTGAAGGTCAAAATCAAGGCGGTCAACGTGTAGATGACATCATTCGGTCGGGCGAGCGACCAACGCTCAATGAAGATAATGTGCAGAAGTCGCCCGAGCGGCTTCCCCACTCGGCAAGGCACCAATATTCGGTATTGGCGGACGGAACTTCGgctgagcggctatcccgctcagccAGACAGCTGAGCTTGACATCGACAGAGTTCAActttggccgagcggctacccctcTCGGCCTGACAATAGGTCTCAACAGTAGCAGAGTGGAACTTCAGTCGAGCAGACACGTTAAGGAGTATCAAggtcatgtccgaccggacgggGCACCAGAGCAACGACTCACTGGTTGAGCGGCCAACCCGCTTGGCCGAAGCAGTACACTCCCTCTCATATCcagcgacatccttttgggagttggtgtcgtTGGCATCGGGTATGGAtagccagaagatcgtacgacggaagcttccactatcacttcagagatatgcttggcccattaaggtactgtgtcaggggtACTGTGTTAGgggcactttactgacaagtctttttagGGAAAACTTTAAGAAGCGTGCTCGCCTTGGAAGCGTGCATGCGTGctaccggagctctatataaaaggagtccaagcatcggcggaggtatgcgatattcactgtttgtgctaTAGTCTTCTTGTTGCTGGCTTTACATTTCATcgccggtgattgacttgagcgtcagaggaccaACGTCGGGACCCCTTCCCTTGCTCGGCATTGACGTAGTTTGTGTTGCAGGACCGAGCGGAGTCTACAGGTGGTCAGCTTGAGTGTAACATCCCCATCTTTttatctcttcgactttcggacaggatgaTATTTGGCGGCATCTGTGAGAACATCACTTGCattcgagccgagaagatggaggacgctggacgatTCACCACCGTGACGTTCACCCAGGAAGAGCTCGAGATACTCGTTCAAGCCCGAGTGGAGAAGATGATCGAGTAACAGCAACAACAGGCGTTAGTCGATCGACAAGCGCCGCAACCTGCAACATCGGCAGCAGGGAGACGAGCGGGGCAAGAAGACCGATCGAAGCAAATCTCCGTATGGGGGTAGAACAGAAGGTCGATCGACACACAGTGGGAAGCGTCGCTCGCGCCGATCCCCTTTCATCGTgccttgttccaaacccccttAGAGATAACCCATGTGAATCAagagcggggatcatcttcggatgatgccCCCGTTCGAGATTCACGGAAAGGCAAGGCGCCCTGAAGCAATGCGTTGCCCGAACGGATCAATTGACAGTTCTCcaaggagatcttacaagaccctttgCCTAGACACTATACCCCATTAGCGATCGAGACATACAACGGGTCAACCAATCTAGATGATCATCTAGATCGGTTCGATAATGAAGCCACGCTGCACCAGTATATATAcagagtgaagtgccgagtctttctcactATCCTCGTCGGATTGGCGCAACGTTGGTTCAGGAGATTGCCAAACGACTCAATACGCAGCtcaaggacttccgagctacCTTCTTACATCACTGCGCCAGCAGTCGACGCTataaaagacaagtgtcagcctctTCTCCTTGAAGCAAGGATCGAAAGAAACGCTCCGAGCCTACATACAGCGTTTCAATCAGGTAgtcatggatatcccctcggtctcatccgagacaatgatgaGCGCCTTCACTCAGGGGCTTGTcgagggagatttcttccgatcgctgaTCAGGAAGCCGTCCAGGGACTTCGACtacatgctcaagaaggctaatgaatatatcaatgtggaagaagcccaagtggCCAGAAGAAAAGAGGCGCCGACCGTCAAGCAGCCATCAGCCGCCTAAAGGGCCAAGGGCTGAAGGAATGCGACCGCACTAGAAGAGTAGAACACATGCCGTGCAGCATGTGGCGGCCGGTCAACAGAAGGCGTCAAAGGGCAAAGTATGGGCGCCGATATTTTGTTCTTTCCACCAGTCGACGATCCACAACACGCGTGATTGCCGCGGTCTAACACCAATCGTCAGCCGACCGGCTCCACGCGGATACCGCCACCGATCTTCTTCTCTCGATCGGCGACAAAGACATCGATCTGCTAAGCGGCGGGAGGAAGACAGAAGGGCGCCCGAGCGGCACCACCAGCTTCAACGGAGGGATGATACTGGCCCTTTTCGAGTACCGGCCGAGCGAAATAGACTATCCGCTcgagaagaagaaaacaggaaCAACACATCTcgaggagagataggcatgaACGCTAGAGGGTCgaccggcgacgactccaacagagCCAAAAAGTCGTACGCTCGACGGTTGGAGATCCATGCAGTGGGATGTAGTAGggagaaggccgaagggcccAAGATCCGCTTCGATCCCAAcaacttggagggagtggagatccctcacgacgacgcGCTGATCATCCGGGAAGTAATcgctaattacactattcaccgtatttttgttgacacaaggagttcggtgaatatcatcttcaagaagatGTTCGATCAATTATAAATTGATTGGagcgagttgctgcccatgacgacccctctACGGTTTCACGCGCAATGAAGTGCTGCCACTCGGACAGGCCCGCCTGGCCATCTCGCTTGGGGAAGAACCGTTGTGGAGAATCAGAAccacgaacttcatcgtggtagacgtaccgtcggcctacaacgtcatcctgggccgACCGgtcctcaacgagttccgagcggtagtatttatttattgccaaaaaatcaagttcccggtagatGACCGGGTGGGAGAGGTCAAAGGTGATCAGCTGGCCGCTCGGtgatgctatgtcgagatggtcaagaccgaggcgAGGAGCGCTCGAAATAATCCTTGGAGGTGAACGCAATCACTGAAAAGCCTCCTATAttggtatatgaagaaaaggaggaggttcaaatCCACCCTAGTCGAGCGGAAGCAACCACCTTTATTGTCGCCGATCTGGAggtggagaagaaggcagagttggtcgcCTGTCTTAGACAAAATCACGATGTGTTCGCCTGGTTGATACACGAGCTTCCCGGTATCTCCCCGAGTGTAgctcagcatgagcttcatgtctGACCGAACGCTCGGTTGGtaaagcaaagaaagagggacttcagcgcggagtaAAATGTGATCAtccgggcagagatagaaaagctgctggaggccgaccatattagagaagttcaattcccgagctggctagccaatgtcGTATTAGTTTCCAAGCCGGACAATAAATAGTGGGTTTGCATCGACTTCCTCGATTTGAACAAGGCATGCTTGAGGGACTTCTATCCGCTGCCCAggatagaccaaatggtggactcaacgaCAGACTACGAGctaatctgcatgctcgacgcatattaagggtatcaccaagtgccgctcgcccgcgaggaccaggagaaggtcagcttcatgccgttcggactcaagaacgcCGGAGTTACCTACCAGaggttgatgaacaaggtgtttcgaCGGCAGATCggccgtaatatggaggtatacgtcgacgacatattaatatggaggtatacgtccaCTCGGCAAGGCAACGAAGTCGGCATACTGCTTATCTCACCACAGGAAGATCGGATGCAGCTCTCCATTCGGCTGGACTacagagccaccaataatgaagcagacaGAGTATGAGACATTGATAGCCGACCTGTAGGCAgctcgacatgtgggagccgCTAAAGTCCTCATCCATTCGGACgttcagttggctgctcagctaTCCAGGACGTTCGAAATAAGCAATGCCTGTCTCAGGCTCTATGTGGAGGCATTCGAGAAGCTGAAGACCAACTTTCAAGAGGCCATCATACCAAAAatcccccgatcggagaaccaggTGGCGGACGAGTTGGCAAAATTAGTCAGTTCACTATCGTCGATCGTCATAGGGCAGCCGATCGAACAAGTCTCGCTCGTGGCGCACATCGATCGGATGGAAGGAATAACCTTACCAAACGACTGGAGGACGGTCCTAACAGAGTTTTTACGACCAGGAGCTATCCTGCCGATCCAGAAGAAGCTCGCTTGTTGAAGAAGAGGGCCGGATGTTTCACCTTGGTGGGGGACCAACTACATAAGAGAGCCTTCGCAAGGCCCTTACTCAAATGCGTCGGATCGAAAGACGTCGAGTACATTCTGCGGGAGTGATACCAAAAGAGAGTGCGCAGAATATTTCAAGAACACACTTAAAATCTTAGAGAAGTAGGGAGCTTACAAGATACAAGATTACGAAGCAAGCAGAACACTCAAGTAAGGTTCAGGTTATGCCTGAATTCCTTACAAGAGTTCTTATAGATAACGCTAGGTGCTCATTGGGCCCATCATCACGTTCATCAGTAAGAAGATAAGAAGGAATCTAGACAATTATTATGATACATCTACTAAAGCTACTTTGAAGAAgtaaatttacttaaagtagtttgGGTAGCTTGCAATAATTCTCTTTTATGTAAAGTAAAGTTGAGTGGTCGTAAATCATTGGGTCCACCATGTCGCTGCATCAGATCTTAAAGTTTCTCATCCGAGATACGTAATCTTGTAGTAGGTATGCTGCTTGTGAAAGCTGATCATCACACTGTTTGACAGCTGAGTACCAGTCATTCCACTAGTTGTCTTTTCCTCTACATTTATTGCATTCCTGACGCTTTAGTGAGTGGATGAGTCGTAATTGTTGTAGTGCGTTAATAGCTTGTATTGCTGTTCGTTGCTCGAGTTGATGCAGATCTTCTGAGATTTGATGGAACTCGTCGAGTGGGACCGGACGACCATGGCGTTTATTAGACTCCCGTTGCTACTGTTCAATGAAATTGAGAGGGCTTTCAGGGCCTTGATCAACATCTCCTGGACCTTCTGGTTGGGCTTCCTCTCGAGCTCCTTGAGTGTTAGTGGTACTAAGGCTAACTTGCCTAGGTCTTGCTCCGACCATTCTGAAAAAATTAACACTGAAATTAGGCGAGATAGAGAGTTTGCTACCTGGTTATTCTTGCCATCAATGTGTTCAAATTTCACTAATGGTCCAGCTCCTGTGATATAATTAGTAAATGAGAGCCATCGTACTCTGGATGGTTTGTGATTAGCTGTTTTCCCAAAGAAACTTATAATAGCTTGATAATCTGTTCTGATTAGAAGTTCAGTTTTGttaagaaaataaatctttaaagCTTCCATTGTGTTTTGCACCGCATGAATTTCAGCATCAATGGTTGATTTGGGAGGGTTAAATTTCCCACTTGCATATGTACAAATTTTTTCTGAGGATATTGAGTCAAATTTGCTCTTTTTCCATTTACATATACCTCCCCACCCACCCATGCATCCATCAACTTCTAAAATGATATGCACCCATACATGCATATGAAACAATTGTTATCATAGTTAACTCAGGAACCACTATTGATCCAGAAtctggaaaagaaaagaaaggaaaggaaaagctggTATTCAACTATAAGCGTCTTAATGATATTACTCACAAAGACCAGTACAGCTTCCCAGACATCAATACCATTTTAAAGAAGGTAAGCAATAGTtgcatattttcaaaatttgatctTAAAAGTGGATTTCATCAGAATGCTATATCATCAGAAGGAATAAGCTTACCAAACGACTGGAGGACGGTCCTAACAGAGTTCTTACGGTCGGGAGCTATACCTGTCGATCCAGAAGAAGCTCGCTTGCTGAAGAAGTGGGTCGGACGGTTCACCTTAGTGGAGGACCAACTTTATAAGAGAGCATTCACAAGACCCTTACTCAAATGCATCGGATCGGAAGACGTCGAGTACATTTTGCGGGAGGTGCACCAAGGGTCCTGCGGAGGCCATCCAGACGGTCGTGAATTAGCTCGAAAGATACTCCTGGCCGAATATTTTTAGCCGACCCTCCAAGAGGATGTCGTTTGGACGGTGGCCACCTGCTTATCctaccagaagtatcacaacttgtCGCACCGACCGaccaaggaaatgaaggcatccacagtatcttgcccgttcgaccaatgtaGCATGGATATCGTTGGGCCATTCCCAATGGTGACCAGTCAGCAGAAGTTTCTGCTCGTCGCGATCgactacttctctaagtgggtggtAGTTGAGTCACTTGCAAGAATAACCGAGCAAATGGTCATTAAGTttgtttggcagaacatcatttgCCGGTTCGACATTCCCGTATCTGACAATGGAAGACAGTTCGCCGGTCAGAAGCTCAGAGAATGGTGCGAGGGTTATGCCATCCAACATGTCTTCACATTGGTGGCCTATCCCCAGGGCAACAAACAAGCCGAAGTCgtcaatcgggagatcctcagagttttacgcgctcggctcgaccacatcggAGG
This region of Zingiber officinale cultivar Zhangliang chromosome 9A, Zo_v1.1, whole genome shotgun sequence genomic DNA includes:
- the LOC122020042 gene encoding polypyrimidine tract-binding protein homolog 1-like isoform X5 codes for the protein MSSSSGQPQFRYTQTPSKVLHLRNLPWECTEEELIELGKPFGKIVNTKCNVGANRNQAFVEFVDLNQAISMISYYASSSEPAQVRGKTVYIQYSNRQEIVNNKTSGEVVGNVLLVTIEGVEAGDVSIDVIHLVFSAFGFVHKIATFEKTAGFQALIQYTDVATAAEARNALDGRSIPRYLLPEHVETCHLRITFSAHTDLNIKFQSHRSRDYTNPYLPVNPSAIEGTIQPVLGPDGKVKEPESNVLLASIENMQYAVTVDVLHTVFAAFGTVQKIAIFEKNGGTQALIQYPDVTTATVAKEALEGHCIYDGGYCKLHLSYSRHTDLNVKVQM
- the LOC122020042 gene encoding polypyrimidine tract-binding protein homolog 1-like isoform X6; the protein is MSSSSGQPQFRYTQTPSKVLHLRNLPWECTEEELIELGKPFGKIVNTKCNVGANRNQAFVEFVDLNQAISMISYYASSSEPAQVRGKTVYIQYSNRQEIVNNKTSGEVVGNVLLVTIEGVEAGDVSIDVIHLVFSAFGFVHKIATFEKTAGFQALIQYTDVATAAEARNALDGRSIPRYLLPEHVETCHLRITFSAHTDLNIKFQSHRSRDYTNPYLPVNPSAIEGTIQPVLGPDGKVKEPESNVLLASIENMQYAVTVDVLHTVFAAFGTVQKIAIFEKNGGTQALIQYPDVTTATVAKEALEGHCIYDGGYCIQ
- the LOC122020042 gene encoding polypyrimidine tract-binding protein homolog 1-like isoform X1, with amino-acid sequence MSSSSGQPQFRYTQTPSKVLHLRNLPWECTEEELIELGKPFGKIVNTKCNVGANRNQAFVEFVDLNQAISMISYYASSSEPAQVRGKTVYIQYSNRQEIVNNKTSGEVVGNVLLVTIEGVEAGDVSIDVIHLVFSAFGFVHKIATFEKTAGFQALIQYTDVATAAEARNALDGRSIPRYLLPEHVETCHLRITFSAHTDLNIKFQSHRSRDYTNPYLPVNPSAIEGTIQPVLGPDGKVKEPESNVLLASIENMQYAVTVDVLHTVFAAFGTVQKIAIFEKNGGTQALIQYPDVTTATVAKEALEGHCIYDGGYCKLHLSYSRHTDLNVKAYSDKSRDYTIPDAGILATSHAPNASCSLLSNPLAAGVAMQQPIPNGQMPTWDPSKANYASASRTFPSQSFVPTTVAPYQTSGALPTSSAGYLQAPQQTPQYGMHPRPSGGAPFADQPPRYF
- the LOC122020042 gene encoding polypyrimidine tract-binding protein homolog 1-like isoform X4 — encoded protein: MISYYASSSEPAQVRGKTVYIQYSNRQEIVNNKTSGEVVGNVLLVTIEGVEAGDVSIDVIHLVFSAFGFVHKIATFEKTAGFQALIQYTDVATAAEARNALDGRSIPRYLLPEHVETCHLRITFSAHTDLNIKFQSHRSRDYTNPYLPVNPSAIEGTIQPVLGPDGKVKEPESNVLLASIENMQYAVTVDVLHTVFAAFGTVQKIAIFEKNGGTQALIQYPDVTTATVAKEALEGHCIYDGGYCKLHLSYSRHTDLNVKAYSDKSRDYTIPDAGILATSHAPNASCSLLSNPLAAGVAMQQPIPNGQMPTWDPSKANYASASRTFPSQSFVPTTVAPYQTSGALPTSSAGYLQAPQQTPQYGMHPRPSGGAPFADQPPRYF